The DNA region TGATTTTTTAACAGCAACTTCCCCTTTTTTTCATCCACTCCTGATCTCATATTATTGTCTTCACTCATTGAAAGGTCCATTTGAAAGAGCTAGATCTAATGCAGTTCAAGTAAATGACAaaatacaattaaatgaaaataatgcacttcaatttattgttaatatacacAAATGGAATGAAGAAAGGCAGTCACAAACCGATGTCTGAAAAGTTAGATAAACAGCTACAACGCGaccaaacaaataaatcaaaacaaaagcaaCCAAGGAATCCAAAGGGGAGAGAACCCCAAATTCCAGACAACTGTTCCTCTCAGCAAATTATCCAAAAAGAAGCAGTAACTCTACACATTTGTATGAGCTGAAGATACCATGCTACCGACCAAACCAACCTCTCTGAGGTTGGATTTCCCCATCATTCATTAGCTTATCCAGCACTATGTTCAGTTCAACTGACTGGCCGTTCTCTGTCAAGTTGCGAACTGTTGCTCTAACATGGTCCCTGGGGAATCCCATACTCGTCAATCTGTCAATCACATCATCCACAGGAACCCTATTTCCAGTTCCAGGAGAAGCTGAGCCACCACTAACCCCAGAAGCAGTAGGCAGTGCCTGTGGTAACACACGAGCAGTAGGGAGCTGAGGATAGCCACTTCCACCGCTCTGTGGTGTGGCAGTATGGAGTTGTGGTTTCATTGTGGACCCACTACCATACTGAGAAGGTGGTCCACCATATGGGTATGGTTCACTAGGCCCAGATTGTAGCCCATAACCTGTAGGAAACCCTGAACTGGATCTACTGGATGGAGGTTCATACATATGGGAAGGAGGAGCTCCATAATACTGTTGGGAGGGAGGGGAACTTGGTGGCTGAGAAGGGCGTGGGCCAAGGTTTGGTGCATAGTTCTGAGGAGGATTATAAGCTGTCTCTTCAGGAAGGTGGCCTGATGAAGATTGAAGTTGAGGTGGGTGGGGTGGCTGAGAGTACTGTGGCTGTGGTGGAGGTTGATATGGTTGATGTGGTGGTGCTGCGGGAGGAGGGTGTTGCAGCTGAGTTGAAGGAACTTGGTATTGTTGATTTGCTGCGTCTTGAAATTGACCATGGGGTGGAAGATAAGTTTCTCGCTGATGAATAGAAGGAATATGGCTCTGAGGGAACTGACTTGGGAGTTGAACTGGAGGTTGCAGATTCTGTTGGGGAGTAGGTGGGGAAGGAACAACAGTGGGAGGAAGAGGAGGAACTGACTGTGGAAAATTTACAGGAGGGGGAGGTGATTGTTGGTGAGATTGCAAAGGAGAAGATGTTGCTAGCTGCACAGCATCTACATGCCCAGAGCTCTGGCTTTCAGATTTTTGCTGATCTACCTTTGACACTTTCAGCTTTGAAAGCTGCAGCTGAGCCTCCACTATTTCTTGTTTATCCTTCAAAACCAGAACCCCTGATTGAACCTGTACTTAGATGATGACAAACACCAAATACACACAACATTATGATCGATTTAGCAATATAATCATAAGCTGCTATGGATGATGAATTATGCTTTCACCCCAGAAGAATTCAATATCCTAGCACTAAATGAAGCAACAAAAGGCTACTCCAGCTTTGAAAAAACCTATATCACTTTTTGCATCAATTCTTAGGTCCTCAAAGGCAGAGAAAGATGATACATTTAGGCATATAAGTGGTGAGGAATAACTCAAActatcattatataatatgataagatTGAAAATGGGCTTCTTTTGAGGAAGCAAAAGCTAACACAAAACAGTAAGTTATGTGGTGGGAATGAGTGCTTTGCTAGAAGACTTCAACTGTGACGCAATTTATTGAGATTCACTTACCTTGTGATTATAGGTATCAATTTAGACAATTTGTTTCCAAAGAATTTATTTATCAGCATTGCGTATTAGATTAAGCGGCCTACAACTCAGAAAAGCTTATCCCAATCAGACAATGGCACATTTGAAGACATTCAAAAGAAATGTTTTGTTAAATCAGGATAGTTAAATGTTGCTTAGActtgcaaaaaagaaaaaaaaaatcttattatttgaccattcttctttttttatgaaTGACAGGAAGGAAGAACAGTCGTCACAGGGAAGAACATAATTACAAAAGCAGATCGAGTGTCCACAATTCAAAAAGCCATAAAGAAGACAAAAGCTATACAACCATGCATGTGCCGATATTTGTCTAACTAAGCCCTAACATATATGTGACTAATCCTTATTACAAAAGCTCTCCAAGAAATAACAATCCAACAGTCCTTTCCCATTTAAGCATAATAAagaatgaacttaaattcattagAAACAGATGGCTATTTGAAGTGAGAATTCTGAATTTCTAATCAGGTGAACAGATGCCATCAACCAGAGTACCAAATTTTACTTTCTGATCAGATATCTATATTCTCACTTTTTTAATAAGATACACATAATTCTACCTTCTGATAAGATGCAGCTTTCTATATAGCCAAGGCAGTTACTATATTAAGATAGTGAGCACTAAGAGGAAAGGACAATGAAGATACCTCTCTCAGAATATTTTCCATCAGCCTCATTTTACCATCAGTACTTCCATGATTGTTTCCGACAGATACCTTCAAATCATCAATAGAATTCTCAAGGTTGCAGGTTCTAGTCTCCAACTGAGTTATCCGTGCACTGACACTCTGTAACACATGcaacatatcatcaacatattttttcattgtttgatCAATCTCTGACAGTAAAGTGACATTTGAAGAATTACTGTCCTTCTCCGGAATGAATTTTGCGGGCTCAACTGAGTCAAAAGAACTATAATCCTGTACAGAATGAAAGAGTATGCAGATATAGTTAGATACAAACTCCATCCCAATTGCCTCCCAATCAACCAAATAGCAGAACTCACAAGAAAATATCCATAGCACAGGGAAGAAAACAAAGTCTAAAGGAAGTAACCAAAATTTTTCTATGGAAATGACAGAACTGGAAAAAACAACCCGTATGTCACAAAAATCTCACTGTTgttcttcttaaaaaaaaaagcactgcCACATAGTGATGAGACCTCTGCTTGGCTCAGCGTAACAAAAAATCAAAGTCTCAATAATGTCTATTATGTCtgaattataaagataaaactactTAGCTAAAATAGTcccaaaaaaatttcttcacaGTACACAGTCAAAAGCCTCACACATTCAGTTAACCAAATCCTGAACTATTAAGTTCACAAACCGGATTTCTTCATTCAGCTCCCAGCAATTCCAACACAGACCATTTTAAATAAGAGAGCATATTAagcaattcaatttaataatttgaactGCTATGTTATCAATGGCAAAATCCCAGCAACATTCTCACACTAAatcttttatatgattttgtctCACGCAACATCATCCTAGTAACATCCAAAGTCAATTGATAAAGACCATGTCGTATGTTACTAATGTACTGTTCTTAACTCACCAGCCTTACAGAAACTATCCAGCAATTTAAGAAAGTAAAAccttcaaaacataaaattaattaataactcAATCAccaattaatcaatcaattcaaccagcTAAAACTAGAACAAAAccagaaataattaaaaaacccagttcaaaaacaaacaaacagaaaCAGGGAAAGAATTAAATTACTCGAATAGGAGATTTCGGTTTATTATCAGCGGAATTCCAAACCCTAGAAGTAGACGCAGAATCAAAACTCAGTGATTGAGACAATCCTCCACGAATGGGCTGAAAATCGTAACTGGGTACGATCTCTTCTTTCTTAATCCCAATCCCATTATTCAAATCATGATCTTCCTCCTCGTGCTGCGGATCTTTCATTAGATCGATGAAGTCTTTGTCTTTGTTGGGGCCAGTACCAATCTGAGAGGATGTTAAATCCATTATTTGCTTATCCATAAACTGCGACGTATTCATCGCAAACACGAGGAATTGAACAAAATGAATTTGTGAGAGTGcagttgaattattattatatttatttttggttttagcTTGACCTGGCTACGGGGTTTTGGAGTTTAGGACATGAGAACAGAGAAACTTTTGCTTTGGGTTTCTCTTAGTTActaaggaaataaaaataaaaagtcttTGTAGCACCAAGTCATTTCTCCACAGGGAAACTACAGTTCTTACTTCTAATTCTTGAATTCCTAATCTGTCATTTACAGAAAAGACAGTGACGTACTTGATAAATGATCATATaatatcttaattatttaatttttgtgagATTATAATATGATTGTGGTCTAAATTGGACATTTCTTCATGAAATCTGACTGTATATATTAGCAggccatgtttttttttttgtttatagttttttttttaaatcaaaattaaattttgttctcATTAAACCTTGGTTGAAAAATAGTAGAGTAAACCTTGTTTATAGTTTCATAAGTCGCACCCACAAATCCTTCTCATCACAGACATTGTTCGATAATAGCTTGAGTAAGATAGGACCAACATCGACTCTACTcaaacaaagaagaaatttgaaaacaaaaagagaaaatgtcGAAAACTAAAGttcaagaaaaaagagaaactaacgttttcaaaagtttggaaagctgttgcaaataaaaaaagataaaaatcctAGAGAtagggaaaaaataattttttaaaatatgttaaggaaaaattgttagtttttaaaactaaaatgaaaataaaataattattttttatttttaaataaaatcataaaataatatttttaccttttatattaattatactgagtaaaataaattttaaatctaatgaTTGACCTTATAATAactgaattaaataaatcaagagtttaatgttaatatattatcagaaaaaacttaaacacatatttttttatatataaattctcATATTTTACCATTCAAATCATCCGTTCGTTAACTACACCCATATTCTACTGTTCTTATATTAATGCATGCTTGGAAATGAATCTGATTCAGAAACAAAATTATGAGGGACCTGGGGAACCTCAGAACTCAAAATGGCAGTGTAATTTACAGTAGATTGATTATAGGAAACTTCAGGAGTCGAAGTTGTTTAATTC from Mangifera indica cultivar Alphonso chromosome 8, CATAS_Mindica_2.1, whole genome shotgun sequence includes:
- the LOC123223912 gene encoding bromodomain-containing protein 4-like — its product is MNTSQFMDKQIMDLTSSQIGTGPNKDKDFIDLMKDPQHEEEDHDLNNGIGIKKEEIVPSYDFQPIRGGLSQSLSFDSASTSRVWNSADNKPKSPIRDYSSFDSVEPAKFIPEKDSNSSNVTLLSEIDQTMKKYVDDMLHVLQSVSARITQLETRTCNLENSIDDLKVSVGNNHGSTDGKMRLMENILREVQSGVLVLKDKQEIVEAQLQLSKLKVSKVDQQKSESQSSGHVDAVQLATSSPLQSHQQSPPPPVNFPQSVPPLPPTVVPSPPTPQQNLQPPVQLPSQFPQSHIPSIHQRETYLPPHGQFQDAANQQYQVPSTQLQHPPPAAPPHQPYQPPPQPQYSQPPHPPQLQSSSGHLPEETAYNPPQNYAPNLGPRPSQPPSSPPSQQYYGAPPSHMYEPPSSRSSSGFPTGYGLQSGPSEPYPYGGPPSQYGSGSTMKPQLHTATPQSGGSGYPQLPTARVLPQALPTASGVSGGSASPGTGNRVPVDDVIDRLTSMGFPRDHVRATVRNLTENGQSVELNIVLDKLMNDGEIQPQRGWFGR